The Obesumbacterium proteus DNA window TGGGTATAAAGTTTCCACGGCAACAAAAAATCGACGAACCAATTTGAATCTTTTAGCGGCACGCCATAAGACGTGCCAAGCGCATGAGCGTGTTTTAAACGCCGGTTTTAGACGCTGTAATACAGTTCAAACTCAACAGGATGCGGAGTCATGCGAACACGTTCCATCTCTTCCTGACGCAGTTTGATGTAAGCGTCGATCGCGTCGTTGGTGAACACGCCACCGCGGGTCAAGAATTCACGGTCAGCATCCAGACAGGCTAGCGCCTCGTCCAGAGAGCCCGCAACGGTTGGGATCTCTTTCGCTTCTTCTGGTGGCAGATCGTACAGGTTTTTATCCATCGCATCGCCAGGATGGATTTTGTTCACAATACCGTCCAAGCCTGCCATCAGCAGTGCCGCGAAGCACAGGTATGGGTTAGCCGCTGGATCTGGGAAGCGAACTTCAATACGGCGACCTTTCGGGCTGGCGATAACTGGAATACGGATAGAAGCAGAACGGTTACGGGCAGAGTAAGCCAGCATAACAGGTGCTTCGTAGCCTGGGACCAAACGCTTGTAGGAGTTGGTGGTTGGGTTTGCCAGCGCGTTGATCGCTTTAGCATGTTTGATTACGCCGCCAATGTAGTACAGCGCCATTTCAGACAGGCCCGCGTATTTGTCGCCTGCGAACAGGTTAGTTCCGTTCTTAGACAGGGACATATGGCAGTGCATACCAGAACCGTTATCGCCAAACATTGGTTTTGGCATGAAGGTCGCAGTTTTGCCGAATGCGTGAGCCACGTTGTGAACCACGTATTTGTAAATCTGAATTTCGTCAGCTTTTTTGGTCATGGTATTGAAGCGGGTTGCCACTTCGTTCTGACCGGCGGTTGCAACTTCATGGTGATGAGCTTCAACCACCAAACCCATGTCTTCCATGGTCAGACACATGGTAGAGCGGATGTCCTGTGAAGAATCGACAGGAGGTACAGGGAAATAGCCGCCTTTCACCGCTGGACGATGGCCTTTGTTGCCGCCTTCGTATTTGGTGCTGGAGTTCCATGCGCCTTCGATATCGTCAATAGCTACGTGGGAGCCACGAATGCTGCTGCCGAAACGAATGTCATCGAACAGGAAGAATTCTGGTTCAGGCCCAAACAGAACGGTGTCTGCGATGCCCGAAGAGCGCAGGTAATCTTCTGCACGCTTAGAGATGGAGCGTGGGTCGCGGTCATAGCCCTGCATGGTGCCTGGCTCAAGAATGTCGCAACGGATAATCAGAGTTGGTTCTTCAAAGAATGGATCAAGAACCGCAGTGCTTGCATCTGGCATCAGCACCATGTCGGATTCGTTGATACCTTTCCAGCCGCCGATAGAGGAGCCGTCAAACATTTTACCTTCTTCAAAGAAGTCGGCATTGACTTGATGAGCAGGGATCGTAACGTGCTGTTCTTTACCTTTAGTATCAGTAAAACGCAGGTCTACGAATTTGACTTCATGCTCATTCAGCATTGTTAATACGTGTTCAGCGGACATACTCTACTCCCGGTTGCCTAAGGTCGTCGTGGAACGAATCTGTATATATAAATGGTTTTTTCACCATAAATTTATACAAGCTAAAACCATGCCAACTTTACAAATCGCTCGGAAAGCGCATAATTGGCGTATCTGGTGATAGGAGACTATGCACCAGAATCGAATTCCGCACCAGAATGGTGCAGTGTAAGATTTCATATGCACCATTCCAGTGCAAATTGTTCATTCCCGCGCCGTTTGGCATCGTGAATAGGATCACAAACTCACCTTTTTACGGTTGTTTA harbors:
- the glnA gene encoding glutamate--ammonia ligase gives rise to the protein MSAEHVLTMLNEHEVKFVDLRFTDTKGKEQHVTIPAHQVNADFFEEGKMFDGSSIGGWKGINESDMVLMPDASTAVLDPFFEEPTLIIRCDILEPGTMQGYDRDPRSISKRAEDYLRSSGIADTVLFGPEPEFFLFDDIRFGSSIRGSHVAIDDIEGAWNSSTKYEGGNKGHRPAVKGGYFPVPPVDSSQDIRSTMCLTMEDMGLVVEAHHHEVATAGQNEVATRFNTMTKKADEIQIYKYVVHNVAHAFGKTATFMPKPMFGDNGSGMHCHMSLSKNGTNLFAGDKYAGLSEMALYYIGGVIKHAKAINALANPTTNSYKRLVPGYEAPVMLAYSARNRSASIRIPVIASPKGRRIEVRFPDPAANPYLCFAALLMAGLDGIVNKIHPGDAMDKNLYDLPPEEAKEIPTVAGSLDEALACLDADREFLTRGGVFTNDAIDAYIKLRQEEMERVRMTPHPVEFELYYSV